Proteins co-encoded in one Siniperca chuatsi isolate FFG_IHB_CAS linkage group LG11, ASM2008510v1, whole genome shotgun sequence genomic window:
- the sprn gene encoding shadow of prion protein produces the protein MSGMNQVVATCWTCLLITSFLCEPALSKGGRGGSRGSSRGSPSRSSTAGSYRGGGAYGGARSRFRVSGRASPVRVASAAAAGAAVAVALTADKWYASAYRRSKADSSDEELDYFNRTNYFDAQMSGSTQNGSSLSQLVSIIIATFSPKYGLLLDCIL, from the coding sequence ATGTCAGGAATGAACCAGGTGGTTGCAACATGCTGGACTTGCCTCCTGATCACTTCTTTCCTGTGTGAGCCCGCGCTGTCCAAGGGCGGTCGTGGAGGGTCCCGGGGCTCCTCTCGAGGCTCCCCCTCCCGCAGCTCCACTGCGGGGAGTTACCGGGGAGGAGGCGCCTACGGGGGGGCCCGCTCTCGCTTCAGGGTGTCGGGGCGGGCGTCCCCGGTGAGGGTGGCGAGTGCGGCAGCAGCAGGGGCGGCAGTGGCAGTGGCGTTAACAGCGGATAAATGGTACGCCTCTGCATACCGCCGCAGCAAAGCCGACAGCTCAGATGAAGAGCTGGATTACTTCAACAGGACCAATTACTTTGATGCACAAATGTCAGGCTCAACTCAAAATGgatcttctctctctcaactgGTTTCTATCATTATTGCGACATTTTCCCCAAAAT